The following are from one region of the Lynx canadensis isolate LIC74 chromosome D4, mLynCan4.pri.v2, whole genome shotgun sequence genome:
- the LOC115499620 gene encoding olfactory receptor 13C3: protein MDKINQTFTSEFLLLGFSGYPKLEIMYFVLILVMYLVILTGNGVLIIASIFDSRLHTPMYFFLGNLSFLDICYTSSSVPSTLVSLISKKRNISFSGCAVQMFFGFAMGSTECFLLGMMAFDRYVAICNPLRYPIIMSKVVYVLMASVSWLSGGVNSIVQTSLAMQLPFCGNNVINHFTCEILAVLKLACADISLNIITMVISNMAFLVLPLIVIFFSYMFILYTILRMNSATGRRKAFSTCSAHLTVVIIFYGTIFFMYAKPKSQEFPGEDKLQTSDKLISLFYGVVTPMLNPIIYSLRNKDVKIAVKYLVNQKAIQ from the coding sequence ATGGATAAAATTAACCAGACATTTACatcagaatttcttcttctgggattctcCGGTTACCCAAAACTGGAGATCATGTACTTTGTTCTAATTCTAGTAATGTATCTAGTAATTCTAACTGGCAATGGTGTTCTGATCATAGCAAGTATCTTTGATTCTCGTCttcacacccccatgtacttcttcctgggcAACCTGTCTTTCCTGGATATCTGCTATACATCCTCCTCTGTTCCCTCAACTTTGGTGAgcttaatttcaaagaaaaggaacatttcCTTCTCTGGATGTGCAGTGCAGATGTTCTTTGGGTTTGCAATGGGGTCAACAGAGTGTTTCCTCCTTGGCATGATGGCTTTTGATCGCTATGTAGCCATCTGTAACCCTCTGAGATACCCCATCATCATGAGCAAGGTGGTGTATGTACTGATGGCTTCTGTGTCATGGCTCTCTGGTGGAGTCAACTCAATTGTGCAAACATCTCTTGCCATGCAGTTGCCTTTCTGTGGGAATAATGTTATCAACCATTTCACATGTGAAATATTAGCTGTCCTTAAGCTAGCTTGTGCTGATATATCCCTCAATATTATCACCATGGTGATATCAAATATGGCATTCCTGGTTCTTCCACTGatagtcatttttttctcctatatgtTCATCCTTTACACCATCTTGAGAATGAACTCAGCCACAGGGAGACGCAAAGCCTTTTCCACCTGTTCAGCACATCTGACTGTGGTGATCATATTTTATGGTACCATCTTCTTCATGTATGCCAAGCCCAAGTCTCAAGAGTTTCCTGGGGAAGACAAGTTGCAAACTTCAGACAAgctcatttctctgttttatgGGGTAGTGACCCCCATGCTAAATCCTATAATCTATAGCTTGAGGAATAAGGATGTAAAAATTGCTGTAAAATATCTGGTAAACCAAAAAGCTATTCAGTAA